A section of the Sphingomonas ginsenosidivorax genome encodes:
- a CDS encoding ABC transporter substrate-binding protein: protein MTRIFLTIAVLATTVAATPLVAQRPAGYPRSYDQLIADARAERQVRIYGNADRAELLPVVAAFRKRYPGITVLYADLGSTEMYRRFVTETRGKRLSADLVWSSAMDLQVKLINDGFAQGYASPEKPALPPVSVWKNMGFGVTAEPIGIVYNTRLIPAARVPRTHAALEAMLRQNGRAFAGKVTTFDPARSNTGYLYLTQDMATTRDTRSLLAAIAATKPVLSLTTEPMLRAVAEGRQAIAYNVIGSYALERARTDPRIGVVFPKDYTLVTSRIAFIAREAAHPAAAKLFLDFLLSREGQSLLARRSLWPVRTDVAARRLPGAQARPIRVGPQLLVNLDRVKRQRFLRDWTAILATGAKAP from the coding sequence ATGACGCGAATTTTTCTGACAATTGCAGTGTTGGCCACGACGGTCGCCGCGACTCCGCTCGTGGCGCAGCGCCCTGCCGGCTATCCGCGGTCCTACGACCAGCTGATCGCCGACGCGCGTGCCGAGCGGCAGGTGCGGATCTACGGCAATGCCGATCGCGCCGAGTTGCTGCCGGTCGTCGCTGCGTTCCGGAAGCGGTATCCGGGGATCACCGTGCTGTACGCCGACCTCGGCTCGACCGAGATGTATCGCCGCTTCGTCACCGAAACGCGCGGCAAGCGGCTGTCCGCCGATCTCGTCTGGTCGTCGGCAATGGATCTGCAGGTCAAGCTGATCAACGACGGCTTCGCGCAAGGCTATGCGAGCCCCGAAAAGCCCGCGCTGCCGCCGGTGTCGGTGTGGAAGAACATGGGCTTCGGCGTCACCGCCGAGCCGATCGGGATCGTCTACAACACGCGGCTGATTCCGGCCGCGCGCGTACCCCGGACGCATGCCGCGCTGGAAGCGATGCTGCGGCAGAACGGCCGCGCGTTCGCGGGCAAGGTGACGACGTTCGACCCCGCGCGGTCGAACACCGGCTATCTGTACCTGACGCAGGACATGGCGACGACGCGCGACACGCGGTCGCTGCTCGCGGCGATCGCCGCCACGAAGCCGGTGCTGTCGCTGACCACCGAACCGATGCTGCGCGCCGTCGCCGAGGGGCGGCAGGCGATCGCGTACAACGTCATCGGCTCCTATGCGCTCGAACGCGCACGCACCGATCCGCGGATCGGCGTGGTCTTCCCGAAGGACTATACACTCGTCACCTCGCGGATCGCGTTCATCGCGCGCGAAGCCGCGCACCCGGCAGCGGCGAAGCTGTTCCTCGATTTCCTGCTGTCGCGCGAAGGGCAGTCGCTGCTCGCCAGGCGCAGCCTGTGGCCGGTCCGCACCGATGTCGCGGCGCGCCGTCTTCCCGGCGCGCAGGCCCGACCGATCCGCGTCGGCCCGCAACTTCTCGTCAACCTCGACCGCGTCAAGCGCCAGCGTTTCCTGCGCGACTGGACCGCGATTCTCGCCACCGGAGCCAAAGCCCCATGA
- a CDS encoding response regulator, producing MRILVIEDDAALARSIAALLRAGGNAVDHVATGEDALAVVSGEPYALVILDVGLPGIDGFTVLETLRRRGERVPVLMLTARDALDDRVRGLDLGADDYLRKPFEPEELEARVRALGRRRGGDPLPMLVVGTLTINRSTGDADIAGRALDLRRRERAVLEALATRAGRVVPRELLIGEVFGFDEPVGGNAIEVHVTRLRGKLAPDGPGIRTVRGVGYMLDAG from the coding sequence ATGCGCATCCTGGTGATCGAGGACGACGCCGCGCTCGCGCGCAGCATCGCGGCGTTGCTGCGCGCGGGCGGCAACGCGGTCGATCACGTCGCGACCGGTGAGGATGCGCTGGCGGTGGTCTCGGGCGAACCCTACGCGCTGGTGATCCTCGATGTCGGGCTGCCCGGAATCGACGGCTTCACCGTGCTGGAGACGCTGCGGCGGCGCGGCGAGCGCGTCCCCGTGCTGATGCTCACCGCACGCGATGCGCTCGACGACCGCGTTCGCGGGCTCGATCTCGGTGCCGACGATTATCTGCGCAAGCCGTTCGAGCCCGAGGAGCTGGAGGCGCGCGTCCGGGCGCTCGGACGGCGGCGCGGCGGCGATCCGCTGCCGATGCTCGTCGTCGGCACGCTGACGATCAACCGCTCGACCGGTGACGCGGACATTGCCGGCCGCGCGCTCGACCTGCGTCGTCGCGAGCGCGCGGTGCTGGAGGCGCTGGCGACGCGGGCGGGCCGCGTCGTGCCGCGCGAATTGCTGATCGGCGAGGTGTTCGGTTTCGACGAGCCCGTCGGCGGCAACGCGATCGAGGTCCATGTCACGCGCCTGCGGGGAAAACTCGCGCCCGACGGCCCCGGCATCCGCACCGTCCGCGGCGTCGGCTACATGCTCGATGCCGGCTAG